The following proteins come from a genomic window of Nitrospira sp.:
- a CDS encoding Transaldolase has translation MATSQKVDNPLEQLLTYGQSYWLDNLTRHMIAGGELKGWVRDHGLRGITANPTTFREALTSRDYDRHIESLTQEGRSTKEIYEALLIHDVQQACDVLHEVYVQTERLDGYVSLEVSPHAAYDTEATLYEARQYVKRVNRPNLYIKVPATDAGIPAIEQLLFEGIAVNITLLFSIPSYQAVIEAYISALERRVTSRQPLETVASVASFFVSRIDVLVDQLLQRRIPIGNGGRQSSAAQLQGQAAIANAKLAYRTFRQAFSSDRWARLAAKGARVQRPLWASTGTKNPAYRDVMYVESLVGRDTVNTMPEKTLRAFADHGRVVSDAVEAELEQAELVMFQLEKTGINFNCVTWQLEHEGVQKFVDAYDAAIAALDKKRSHVRLGHTA, from the coding sequence ATGGCGACCTCTCAAAAGGTCGATAATCCATTGGAGCAGCTTCTTACGTACGGACAGAGCTACTGGTTGGATAATCTCACCCGACATATGATCGCCGGCGGCGAGTTAAAAGGCTGGGTTCGCGACCATGGACTTCGCGGAATTACGGCCAATCCCACGACATTTCGTGAGGCGCTGACGAGCCGTGATTATGACCGGCACATTGAATCCCTCACGCAGGAAGGTCGATCCACGAAGGAAATTTACGAAGCATTGCTGATCCACGATGTGCAGCAGGCCTGTGACGTCCTGCATGAGGTCTATGTTCAGACAGAGCGCCTGGACGGCTATGTCAGTCTCGAGGTGTCGCCGCATGCGGCGTACGATACCGAAGCCACGCTGTATGAAGCGCGTCAATATGTGAAACGCGTGAATCGGCCCAATCTCTACATCAAAGTTCCGGCGACGGATGCCGGGATTCCAGCCATCGAACAACTGCTCTTCGAGGGTATCGCGGTCAATATCACCCTGTTGTTTTCGATTCCCAGCTATCAGGCCGTCATCGAAGCCTACATTTCAGCTCTCGAACGGCGCGTCACGTCCCGTCAACCGCTGGAGACGGTTGCGTCGGTGGCGAGCTTTTTCGTGAGTCGAATCGACGTTCTGGTCGATCAGTTGTTGCAGCGGCGCATTCCGATCGGGAACGGCGGTCGACAATCGTCTGCGGCCCAATTGCAGGGCCAAGCGGCGATCGCCAACGCCAAATTGGCTTATCGGACGTTTCGACAAGCGTTCAGCAGTGATCGATGGGCTCGATTGGCAGCGAAAGGCGCTCGCGTACAGCGGCCTTTATGGGCCAGCACCGGAACGAAGAATCCGGCCTACCGGGATGTCATGTATGTCGAGTCTTTAGTGGGACGGGACACCGTCAATACCATGCCCGAGAAGACCCTGCGTGCCTTTGCCGACCATGGTCGGGTAGTCTCCGATGCCGTTGAGGCGGAACTGGAGCAAGCGGAACTCGTCATGTTCCAGTTGGAAAAGACAGGCATTAACTTCAATTGCGTCACATGGCAGCTCGAACATGAAGGGGTGCAAAAATTCGTCGATGCCTATGATGCCGCCATAGCAGCCCTCGACAAAAAACGTAGTCACGTTCGTCTCGGACACACGGCATGA
- a CDS encoding NAD-dependent glyceraldehyde-3-phosphate dehydrogenase — protein MMRVAINGLGRIGRATFKILANTPELGLVAINDPADPDNLAYLLNHDTVYGRYHIQVKAEPDAITMADRRYPVFAERDPHDLPWKELGVDVVFECSGQFKTRAALSKHLEAGAKRVILSAAAKDEDIPTIIYGVNPYDEKAGPILSCASCTTNCVAPIVEIIDRRLGLRKSMMTTTHAYTANQTLVDGEHKSKRRGRAAAANLVPTATGAAVATARALPHLKGRFQGTAVRVPVPICSLSDIVMLTERETSIPEVNGIFLEEARSDRYAGVLGVTEEPIVSSDIIQDSRASIVDVDMTQVVDGNLVKVMSWYDNEWGYASQMVRQAVSMALIVPVES, from the coding sequence ATGATGAGAGTGGCCATCAACGGTCTTGGTCGAATCGGCCGGGCTACGTTTAAGATCCTGGCGAACACACCGGAACTGGGGCTGGTGGCGATCAACGATCCGGCTGATCCCGACAACCTGGCCTATTTGCTGAATCACGACACGGTGTATGGCCGTTATCATATTCAGGTGAAAGCCGAGCCGGATGCGATCACGATGGCGGACAGAAGGTATCCCGTTTTTGCAGAACGCGACCCGCACGATCTACCGTGGAAAGAGCTGGGAGTCGATGTCGTATTCGAGTGTTCGGGACAGTTCAAGACCAGGGCTGCGCTGTCGAAACATCTGGAAGCCGGGGCGAAACGAGTGATCCTTTCGGCGGCGGCCAAGGACGAGGATATCCCGACCATCATCTATGGCGTGAATCCGTATGATGAAAAGGCCGGGCCGATCTTGTCCTGCGCCAGTTGCACGACGAATTGCGTGGCGCCGATCGTGGAAATCATCGACCGTCGCTTGGGTCTGCGGAAGTCGATGATGACGACCACGCATGCCTACACCGCCAACCAAACGTTGGTGGACGGAGAACACAAGAGCAAGCGGCGCGGGCGCGCGGCAGCCGCCAATCTCGTGCCGACGGCAACAGGAGCGGCCGTGGCGACGGCACGTGCCTTGCCGCATCTCAAGGGGCGATTTCAAGGTACGGCCGTCAGAGTGCCGGTCCCGATTTGTTCGCTTTCCGATATCGTGATGCTGACGGAACGGGAGACGAGCATCCCGGAAGTAAACGGCATCTTTTTGGAAGAGGCGCGCAGCGACCGGTATGCCGGAGTACTGGGCGTGACGGAGGAGCCGATCGTATCCTCCGACATTATCCAAGATTCGCGTGCGTCTATCGTCGATGTCGATATGACGCAGGTCGTCGACGGCAATCTGGTCAAGGTGATGAGTTGGTATGACAACGAGTGGGGGTATGCCAGTCAAATGGTCCGTCAGGCGGTCTCGATGGCGTTGATCGTGCCGGTGGAGAGCTGA
- a CDS encoding ATP-dependent DNA ligase clustered with Ku protein, LigD gives MKASEKLQQYRKKRNFQHTTEPRGDSPSRSGSALRYVIQKHAARRLHYDFRLELDGTLKSWAVPKGPSLNPSEKRLAMHVEDHPMEYADFEGIIPPRQYGAGTVMVWDRGQWIPDGDPKAAYEKGHLKFRLEGQKLQGRWTLVRMGGARNREENSWLLIKERDEAARTAMAIDSTPALSNSVKSGMSMDEIAVGRPAEWHSDRATDRRAGSVRKEFDRTIHRRGRPQSRTGGEQGGERTSCPEWMEPQLATLVDEPPKDEGWLYELKYDGYRMLCRISNGAAELFSRNGLEWTAKLADHAKAAAGLRVVDAWLDGEIVALAADGTMSFQALQNAFDGARAGRLVYFVFDLLFLDGNDLRGMPLHERKRKLSALLAGQPEDGLLRYSDHIREKGRTVFEAACRQGLEGLIAKQTDSQYLPGRNRNWIKLKCHRRQEFVIGGFTDPTGSRRGFGALLLGVYEGKGNLVYVGRVGTGFSEERLSRLHHDLRSLQQSKPAFMKPPTGADAKGVHWVKPELVAEVRFAGWTQEGLLRQASFVGMRRDKPAGVIVRESPAPVSASRLTGDRREDEAVRTPNRPSSRARRIQSPHETQKRTGTTTVAGIKISNPYRVLFPHDGITKLEFAQFYERIADWILPQLRGRPLTLVRCPDGHGTGCFYQKHVTDQVHEAIDRVEVEEADGPACYMVANTPAALVALVQLGVLEFHTWGATQDRLDQPDRMILDLDPAPDVPWHEAVEAARLIRTLLAELSLAPFVKTTGGKGLHVVVPLERRHSWDEVKQFARSLAGHMVHTFPARFTDNMSKRTRKGKVYLDYLRNGRGATAVAAYSTRAKPRAPISVPLTWDECSPELRSDRFTLHNIEERLSRLTQDPWAEYATVHQHLTANMTRRLAGP, from the coding sequence ATGAAAGCGTCAGAGAAGTTGCAACAATACCGGAAGAAGCGGAATTTTCAGCACACCACGGAACCTCGGGGTGATTCTCCATCTCGATCCGGCTCGGCGTTGCGTTATGTCATTCAGAAACACGCTGCCAGGCGGCTTCACTATGACTTTCGGCTGGAGCTCGACGGGACCTTGAAAAGTTGGGCGGTTCCCAAGGGTCCGAGCCTGAATCCCTCTGAGAAGCGGTTGGCTATGCACGTCGAAGATCATCCGATGGAATATGCCGATTTTGAAGGCATCATCCCCCCGCGGCAGTATGGCGCCGGCACGGTCATGGTCTGGGATCGGGGACAGTGGATTCCCGATGGAGATCCGAAGGCAGCCTATGAAAAAGGACACCTTAAATTTAGGCTGGAGGGGCAGAAACTGCAGGGACGCTGGACCTTGGTGCGGATGGGCGGAGCGCGCAATCGGGAGGAAAACAGCTGGCTGCTCATTAAGGAACGTGACGAAGCCGCCCGTACGGCAATGGCCATCGATTCAACGCCCGCGTTGTCAAACAGCGTGAAAAGCGGAATGAGCATGGATGAAATCGCCGTCGGTCGGCCGGCGGAGTGGCATTCGGATCGAGCGACGGACCGGCGTGCCGGATCGGTTCGCAAAGAGTTCGATCGAACGATCCATCGGAGAGGCCGCCCACAATCCCGGACCGGAGGCGAGCAAGGAGGTGAACGGACGTCCTGCCCCGAATGGATGGAGCCGCAACTGGCCACGCTGGTGGATGAACCTCCTAAGGACGAAGGCTGGCTGTACGAGCTGAAATACGACGGCTACCGCATGCTCTGTCGGATCAGTAACGGCGCCGCAGAACTGTTTTCCAGAAACGGCCTGGAATGGACGGCGAAGTTGGCGGACCATGCAAAGGCGGCAGCCGGCTTGCGCGTCGTCGATGCCTGGCTCGACGGCGAAATCGTGGCGCTTGCTGCGGATGGAACGATGAGTTTCCAAGCGCTGCAAAATGCCTTCGATGGCGCGAGGGCCGGCCGGCTCGTCTATTTCGTGTTCGATCTGCTCTTTCTCGACGGGAACGATCTCCGCGGGATGCCGCTGCATGAGCGCAAGCGGAAACTGTCGGCGCTGCTGGCCGGACAACCGGAGGACGGTCTCCTGCGTTACAGCGACCATATCCGAGAAAAAGGTCGCACCGTCTTCGAAGCGGCCTGCCGTCAGGGCCTGGAAGGTCTGATCGCCAAGCAAACGGACAGTCAGTATCTTCCAGGGCGCAACCGCAATTGGATCAAGCTGAAATGCCATCGGCGCCAGGAGTTCGTGATCGGGGGCTTCACCGATCCGACCGGTTCGCGACGTGGGTTTGGCGCATTACTGCTCGGTGTGTACGAGGGAAAGGGAAATTTGGTCTATGTGGGACGTGTCGGAACCGGATTTTCCGAAGAACGACTCTCTCGATTGCATCATGACTTGCGATCGCTTCAACAATCGAAGCCGGCATTCATGAAACCTCCGACGGGCGCGGATGCCAAGGGAGTACATTGGGTGAAGCCGGAATTGGTGGCGGAGGTGAGGTTCGCAGGATGGACGCAAGAAGGACTTCTCCGTCAGGCGTCATTCGTGGGCATGCGTCGCGATAAGCCGGCCGGTGTCATCGTGCGTGAATCGCCCGCACCTGTGTCGGCGAGCCGGCTTACGGGTGATCGACGAGAGGATGAAGCGGTTCGTACCCCGAATCGTCCGTCCTCCCGTGCCCGTCGGATTCAATCTCCACACGAGACTCAGAAGCGTACCGGGACAACGACGGTGGCAGGAATTAAAATCTCGAATCCCTATCGAGTGTTGTTCCCTCACGACGGCATCACCAAACTGGAATTCGCTCAATTCTATGAGCGTATCGCGGATTGGATTCTGCCGCAGCTGCGAGGGCGCCCATTGACGCTGGTGCGTTGTCCGGACGGCCACGGCACCGGCTGCTTCTATCAGAAGCACGTGACGGATCAGGTCCATGAGGCGATTGATCGCGTTGAAGTCGAGGAAGCGGACGGACCCGCTTGCTACATGGTGGCGAATACGCCCGCCGCCTTGGTCGCGCTCGTGCAGCTCGGCGTCCTGGAGTTCCATACGTGGGGTGCCACGCAGGATCGACTGGATCAGCCGGACCGTATGATCCTCGACTTAGATCCGGCGCCGGATGTGCCGTGGCATGAAGCCGTTGAGGCGGCGCGTCTCATAAGAACATTGCTTGCTGAATTGAGCCTGGCGCCTTTTGTCAAGACCACCGGAGGAAAAGGGTTGCACGTCGTGGTTCCATTGGAACGCCGGCACTCATGGGACGAGGTCAAACAATTCGCCAGGTCTTTGGCCGGACATATGGTGCACACCTTTCCGGCGCGCTTTACCGACAACATGTCGAAGCGGACGCGCAAGGGAAAGGTCTATCTGGATTATCTCAGAAACGGTCGAGGCGCGACTGCGGTGGCCGCCTATTCGACGCGCGCGAAGCCGCGAGCTCCTATTTCCGTTCCGCTGACGTGGGATGAGTGCTCTCCTGAGTTACGTTCGGACCGGTTTACACTGCACAATATCGAGGAACGGTTGTCACGGCTTACCCAAGATCCTTGGGCCGAGTATGCCACGGTGCATCAACACTTGACGGCTAACATGACGCGACGCCTGGCAGGCCCTTGA